In Lycium barbarum isolate Lr01 chromosome 9, ASM1917538v2, whole genome shotgun sequence, the DNA window GTTGAGACGTGGAAGGTTTAGGATCATTCTTTGACCAATCCCGGGCACTCTGCTTATCAAAGGTAACATCTCTGCTAATAATTATTTTTCTTGTATTTGGATTAAATAATTCGTAACCCTTTGTCTCATGACTGTAGCCAATAAAAATACACTTTTCTGCTTTATCATCCAATTTCTTTCTCAAAACATCAGGAACATGAGCATAAGCAAGACAACCAAATACTTTTAGATGAGAAATACTTGGTTTGTTTCCAAACTTCTTGTGGAGTTTTTGCAAAATTAGATCGAGTAGGACACCTATTTAAAACACAAATTGCACAGGAAACAACTTCTGCCCAAAAATCTTTAGGAATATTTTCGGAATGCATCATAGATCTCACCATATCCATCACtgttttatttttcctttcagtcacaccattttgttgaggagTATATCTAGCTGTCAATTGATGCTTAATACCATACTTCTTCAAATAATTATCACACACAAGAAACTCAGTTCCCCTATCATTTCTCAATGTCTTAATAAAATATCCACTTTGCTTCTCTACATAAGCCTTGAAGCTCTTAAAAACTTCACATGCATCAGAtttatttttcagaaaatataCCCAAGACGTTCGGCTGAAATCATCGATGAAAGTAATAAAATACTTACTACCTCCATTAGAAGGAACTTCAACTGAGCATAGGTCTGAGTGGATTAACTCCAATGGTGCATTAGCCCTCCAAGTTTTGCCTTTTTGAAAAGGTTCTTTGTACTTCTTTCCCAAAATACAAGACTCACACTTCTGTTAGGAAAATCAATAGAAGGCAAATAATCAACCAAATTCTTTCTTGCAAGAAAATTCAAACTCCCAAAATTCAGATGCCTAAAGCATAGTTGCCATAGCCAAGTATCATCACAATTCACAGAACTAAAGCAAGGTAAATCACCACGATTGAGATAAAGAGACCATAAACGACTATTATTCATCTTTATTGTTGCAATTAGTCCTATTTTATCATCACTGATAGTTCCCATTCCGTACTTAAATGCAAATCATAACCTTTTTCTGTTAGTTGCCCCAAATTTAATAAATTGTGAAGAAGACTCAGAACGTAATATACCTCAGATATAAAATGAGAAGATCCATTTTTCGAAGTAATTggaatttttacccttcaaacagCAGGCACCCTTGCATTATTGCCAAGTCTTACCATAGCTTTAAATGATTCATCTAGATCAACAAATAATTCCTTATTTCCATACATATGATTGCTACAACCAGAATCAATAAACCATTCATTCCCTTTATTTTCTTCAGTTGCGGAGCTAGAAAATAATAATGTCTCTTGTTTATCTCTATAATTTTCAACCATCTTTGCCTGTTCTTCCCTATTTTCAGATTCATTGTACCAACAATCACATTGATAATGTCCATATTTTCCACAATTATAACATTGAACCTTTGATTTATCACGTCTTTGAAATTTTTGATTACTCTGTTGTTCCTTCCTGAAATTATTATCATTTCTCTGTTGATAGGAAAAattacctctaccatggcctcgATAATCACCTCTACCACCTCGTCCTTTACCTCTGAAATTGTGACCTCTTTGATTTGTTTCAACTAGAtttgatttttcttctttttctttaggTTGATTCACCTTTTCTTGCAATGCCTCATCAACTGTTTGAGTTGTTTGTTGATTTAAGGACATCTCATATGTCACCAGTTCACCTTCTAAATCATCAAGTGTCAAAGTTCTAAGATCTTTGATTGCCTCAAGAACCGTCTTCTTAGTGTGAAATTTTATACTCAAGGACCACAATATTTTTTCAGCAACTTTAACTTGATCTAATGCTTCTCCATTAGTCGTCATATTGTTGACAATATCAATAACTCTTGTAAAGAATTATTTGACAGACTCTGTAGGTTTCATTTGGGCCAACTCGTACTGTCTTCTAAGCTCTTGCAATTTGACTTTCCTTACGTCTGTGGAACCTCAATGTGAATTCACCAAAATTTTCCAAGCCTCCTTTGCATGTAAAAATTTATTGTATACATGCAATTCGACCTTGCTGTTAAGGTAGAAACGTATCTTATAATCCAATTGTCTGTTTTTCTCCAAATCTTTAGTTGCTTCACTGGACAATGTTGTGTCTTCTGGTGTTTCCACAAACCCTGTATCAATAATGGACCATAGTCCAACAACATTGAAGAAATTCTTCATTTGTTGATACCAActctcaaaattattttttctatCAAACACAAAACGGGACAATTTGGTAAATAGGGAATAtccatattcttttatatgtgtcgGATCTCACACGAGGCTTTGGTCGGATCTCAcacaggctctgataccaaattgaaggaaataaaaatacTCAAAGGAAAGATTCAACAATGGCTATATAGATGAAATTTATCTAAATAAAGAGAGAAAGTAAGAGGCTGtacttaataactcaaaactcttGAATCTCACTACAATGAAAATATGTGACATAGCATGACTATTTATAATACTAGAAATCAAAATAGACTAGGACTTATGCATAACTCATGCATCTATATAACGTCTCATCTATATAACCCTTCTTATTCTAACACTATTCATAATTGCAATCAACACCAACCAAAAAGAAGAGCCCATGATTGAACACAACTTGAGGGAACAAAATAGGGTAAACTACGTATAtatgttaaggagaaatatttacgaaaggtgatgatagttttccttatttacaaaacataatgatattttacga includes these proteins:
- the LOC132611845 gene encoding uncharacterized protein LOC132611845, with amino-acid sequence MTTNGEALDQVKVAEKILWSLSIKFHTKKTVLEAIKDLRTLTLDDLEGELVTYEMSLNQQTTQTVDEALQEKVNQPKEKEEKSNLVETNQRGHNFRGKGRGGRGDYRGHGRGNFSYQQRNDNNFRKEQQSNQKFQRRDKSKVQCYNCGKYGHYQCDCWYNESENREEQAKMVENYRDKQETLLFSSSATEENKGNEWFIDSGCSNHMYGNKELFVDLDESFKAMVRLGNNARVPAV